The genomic region GGTGGTGACGGTGACGGAACATGCCGTTTCGGTCAGCGCGGGCGAGGCGGCGCCGGTCACGCTGGGGCAGGGCTGGCAGATGTCCTATGGCGCGCGGGGCCTCGTGCCCGGACGGCCGGTCGACACCGGGGCAGCGACCGGCTGGCGCCAGGGCCGGCTGGTCTTTGACGAGGTGCCGCTGCGCGAGGTGCTGGCCGAGCTGCAACGCTATCGCCGCGGCCGCATCCTGCTGCTGGACGACGCCGTGGGCGCGCTGCCGGTGACGGCGATCTTCGACGCCAGCGACGCCGATGCCGCGCTGTCCCATATCGCCCGCATCCTGCCGATCCGGGTCCGCGAGGCGGCCGGGCTGGTGGTCCTGGTGGACCGGCGGGCGCCCGAAGGCGCGGCCGGATGAAAAATTTTCGCCGTCCCGTTCATAACCCCGGCCGCCCTGCGGTGTCGGATCAGTTGAGGGCGCCATGCCAGCGACCCTCGGGATCGGACACGGGCCCGTCGCGCACGGGCCGAACAGGCAGGGGACAGGACGACATGCAGATCTGCAACAAGACCGCGCGGCGCCGGGCGCGCCGCATTCTGGCGCTGAGCATGGGCAGTGCGCTGGTGCCGCTGGCTTTGGCGGGTATGCCCGCCCAGGCGCAGGAGGCCCGCACCAGCTTTGACATCGCGCCGCAGCCGCTGGCGCGGGCGCTGGTGCAATTCTCCGCCGCCACCGGGACGCAGCTGTTCTTCGACCCGGCGACGGTGCGCGGCAAAAGCTCGCCCGGCGTGCGCGGCGCGCTGACGCGGGGCCAGGCGCTGTCGGCGCTGCTGGCCGGATCGGGGCTGAGCTATCAGCTGAGCGGCAATACCGTCACCATCGCCGCGCCGGCGCGGGCCGCCACCCCGGCGGCGGGCGCCACGGGCGAGGTCGTGCTGGACACGGTGACGCTGGCCACCGGCGCTGCAGGCGCGACCGAGGGCTCGGGCAGCTATGCCGCGCCCGAGGCGGCGACTGCGACCGGCCTGCCCCTGACCGTGCGCGAGACGCCGCAATCGGTCAGCGTGATCAGCGACCAGCGCATCAAGGACCAGGGCTTCGCCTCGACCCGCGAGGCGCTGAACTATACCACCGGCGTCAGCTCGGTTTCCTATGAGACCGACCGCGATTCGACCTATGCGCGCGGCTATTGGATCGGCAATTACATGATCGACGGCGTGGCGCTGCCGACCTATCAGGGCTGGTATTCCGGCATCGGGGTGAACTCCTCGGCCGCGACCTATGACCGGGTCGAGGTGCTGCGCGGCGCCACCGGGCTGATGACCGGCTCGGGCGAGCCGGGGGCGGCGGTCTCGATCACCCGCAAGCGCGCCAATGCCCGCACGCAAGAGGGCAGCATGGAGCTGCGCTTCGGCAGCTGGGACAAGGTCGGCGGCACGCTTGACCTGGGCACGCCGCTGAATGCCGACGCCAGCGTGCGCGCCCGCTTCATCATGGATGCGGACAGCCACGATTCCTTCATCGACCGCTATCACCTGAACCGGCAGACCTATTACGCCGCGATCGACGCCGACCTGACCGAAAAGACCCGGCTGCGCTTCAGCCTGGAGCATCAGAATTACGACCCGACCGGCACCACCTGGGGCCAGCTTCCGGCGATCTTCAGCAATGGCGAGAAGATCGAGCTGGGGCGCAGCTTCTCGCACGCGCCGGACTGGGCATATTGGTCCAGCAAGCAGACCTCGGCCGTGGCGAAGCTGGAACACGACTTCGACAACGGCTGGCAGGCCGAGGCGACGCTGGGCGCGACCTGGCGGCAATACAATGCCGAGTTGCTGTATCTTTATGGCGACATCGACCAGGCCACGGGCGAGGGGCTGGATGTCAGCGCCTGGGGCGGCGAGGAGCGCACGCGGCTGCTGAGCTTCGACGCCAAGGCCACCGGTCCGGTCGCGCTGTTCGGCCGCAGCCATGTGGTGAATGTCGGGGTTCGCGCCGATCAGGACTGGATCGACCGCAGTTGGCCGGGCGTTTCCGGCGATCTGGCCCCGGTCGGCAGCATCTTCGACTTCGACGGCTCCTATCCGCGACCGGACTTCAACCCGGTCGATATGCCCGGCTATGAGCGCAACGTGACGAAATATTCCGCCTATGCCTCGGGCCGGTTCTCGGTCACCGATCCGCTGACGCTGATCGTCGGCGGGCGCTATACCGACTGGCGGTCCGAGTTCCAGGGCGACGACCGCAAGTTCGGCGAATTCGTGCCCTTCGCCGGGTTGGTCTATGACCTGAACGACCAGTGGTCGGTCTATGGCAGCTATACCGAGGTGTTCGACCCGCAAAGCTATCGCGACCGCGAGGGCAAATACCTCGACCCGGTCATGGGCGAAAGCTACGAGATCGGCGCCAAGGCCGAGCTGTTCGGCGGCGGCATGAACGCCACCGTCGCGCTGTTCGACACCAAGCAGGACAATGTCGCGGTGCAGGACGGCGATATCCTGGTGCCGGGGACCAGCGAATTCGCCTATCGCGGCGCCGACGGCATCCGCTCGCGCGGCATCGAGGTCGAGCTGGCGGGCGAGATCCGCGAGGGCTGGAACCTGTTCCTGGGCGCCACCGCGCTGCGCATGAAGGCGGCCGACGGCAGCGACCATGCGCCGGAACAGCCGCGCCGCTCGGTCAAAGTGTTCACCAGCTACGATCTGCCCGGTCGCGGGGAGCAATGGACCGTCGGCGGCGGGCTGCGCTGGCAGAGCGGCACCTGGGCCACGGTCTCGACCGGCGGCACCGACTATCGGGTCGAGCAGGGCAGCTATGCCGTCTTCGACGCCATGGCGCGCTATGACATCAGCGACAAGTGGTCGGCGCAGTTGAACGTCAACAACCTGTTCGACCGCCGCTATTACAACAACCCGGGCGATATTTCCTGGGGCGAGCCGCGCAATGCCACGCTGACGCTGGTGTCGCGCTTCTGAGGTTTTCGACGCAAGGACAGAAGAAGGACACGGAATGAGGAAAACATTTGCCGAACGCGCGATCCTGCCGCTGGTGCTGGCGATGACGCTGGCCGCACCCGCCCTGCCGGCCCTGGCGCAGGACGCGGCCGCGCTGGTCCAGCCCGCGGGCTATGCCGATGCGGTGATCCGCCAGGACATCATCACCGGCGCCTACGAGATCCTGGACGATGCCGACCAGGGCGTGGTCTTCGTCGCGGCGAATCCCAGCTTCGAGGGGCCGAGCGCCGGTTATGTCTGGCTGCTCGACCGCGACGATCTCAGCGTCAAGCGCCGCATCCAGCTGCCCGACGGCGCCTTCGCGCTGGCGATGGACCGCGACCTGGGCCGGCTTTACGTCGGCAATACCATGAGCGGAAAGCTGAGCATCCTCGACGCGAAGAGCGGGGTCCTGACCGGCTCGGTGCAGCTGGGCCAGAAGGACGGCGAGGGCTATGAGCATACCCGCATGGTCGCGGTCGATGAAAAGACCCACCGCGTCTATGTCACCAGCCCGACCGAGAAGGGCGCGCTGTGGATCGTGGACGGCGAAAAGGCCGAGCTGGTCAAGCGCGTCGACGACTCGGGCCTGTGGTCGGCGGGGCTTGCCGTCGACAGCGACAAGGGCCGGGTCTATGTCGGCGGCGGCGGCATCGATGAGGTCGCTGTCTATGATGCCGCCTCGGGCGAGCGGGTCGGCGGTTTCTCGACCGGCGACACCAAGGGCACGGCCAAGGACGATTCCAAGCATTTCTTCGTCAACCTGGCGCTGGACGCCAAGGGC from Paracoccus aminovorans harbors:
- a CDS encoding YncE family protein, coding for MRKTFAERAILPLVLAMTLAAPALPALAQDAAALVQPAGYADAVIRQDIITGAYEILDDADQGVVFVAANPSFEGPSAGYVWLLDRDDLSVKRRIQLPDGAFALAMDRDLGRLYVGNTMSGKLSILDAKSGVLTGSVQLGQKDGEGYEHTRMVAVDEKTHRVYVTSPTEKGALWIVDGEKAELVKRVDDSGLWSAGLAVDSDKGRVYVGGGGIDEVAVYDAASGERVGGFSTGDTKGTAKDDSKHFFVNLALDAKGGRLFAADANTGQIYVFGTEDGKLIGTVPAGTGTLDVVYNADRDEVYVTTRGVSQEEPKGTGKLVVIDAKALAVKHALSLPTHPNSLEVSQDGKLLFVTVKVPHGDEHPDFRKDAVDSVLRVDLSKLD
- a CDS encoding TonB-dependent siderophore receptor; translated protein: MQICNKTARRRARRILALSMGSALVPLALAGMPAQAQEARTSFDIAPQPLARALVQFSAATGTQLFFDPATVRGKSSPGVRGALTRGQALSALLAGSGLSYQLSGNTVTIAAPARAATPAAGATGEVVLDTVTLATGAAGATEGSGSYAAPEAATATGLPLTVRETPQSVSVISDQRIKDQGFASTREALNYTTGVSSVSYETDRDSTYARGYWIGNYMIDGVALPTYQGWYSGIGVNSSAATYDRVEVLRGATGLMTGSGEPGAAVSITRKRANARTQEGSMELRFGSWDKVGGTLDLGTPLNADASVRARFIMDADSHDSFIDRYHLNRQTYYAAIDADLTEKTRLRFSLEHQNYDPTGTTWGQLPAIFSNGEKIELGRSFSHAPDWAYWSSKQTSAVAKLEHDFDNGWQAEATLGATWRQYNAELLYLYGDIDQATGEGLDVSAWGGEERTRLLSFDAKATGPVALFGRSHVVNVGVRADQDWIDRSWPGVSGDLAPVGSIFDFDGSYPRPDFNPVDMPGYERNVTKYSAYASGRFSVTDPLTLIVGGRYTDWRSEFQGDDRKFGEFVPFAGLVYDLNDQWSVYGSYTEVFDPQSYRDREGKYLDPVMGESYEIGAKAELFGGGMNATVALFDTKQDNVAVQDGDILVPGTSEFAYRGADGIRSRGIEVELAGEIREGWNLFLGATALRMKAADGSDHAPEQPRRSVKVFTSYDLPGRGEQWTVGGGLRWQSGTWATVSTGGTDYRVEQGSYAVFDAMARYDISDKWSAQLNVNNLFDRRYYNNPGDISWGEPRNATLTLVSRF